Proteins encoded within one genomic window of Saccharomyces mikatae IFO 1815 strain IFO1815 genome assembly, chromosome: 15:
- the TEA1 gene encoding Tea1p (similar to Saccharomyces cerevisiae TEA1 (YOR337W); ancestral locus Anc_7.56): protein MTVPLWQNKIEKNHMVKRALSADITNNILSSSNTSSNEENSGSSSAINIRSGTAVNTPVDGNSNRKRLACTNCRNRRKKCDLGFPCGNCSRLELVCNVNDEDLRKKRYTNKYVKSLESHIAQLETNLKNLVQKIYPDDEQMLNRMMVGDVMSALPDSSQVLIGYSDHTPSLPIPATRGTFIVDNDKASQSMSSFKQQTDTPSLNSTFFNTQKQNFTESLDDQLLVRRSITPQGEKKKKPLVKGSLYPEGPVSYKLKQPAKSEILLPATSLVASAESTSFTDGIAANNPILANGELKKRISDLKTTVIVRGLNDDNPNSINNDPRILKSLSNFYKWLYPGYFIFVHRESFLYGFFNHSKNNYEDSNYCSVELIYAMCAVGSRLTPDLQEYSELYYQRSKKTLLQLVFDEQSTARITTVQALFCLAFYELGKGNNQLGWYFSGLAIRVGYDMGFQLDPKVWYVDDNNLQLTQSELEIRSRIYWGCYIADHFICLMLGRTSTLSVSNSTMPESDELPEVNGTEEFRFIGTHVLQISLPLKNLIILSRLVQIFTSKIFIESEDIAQKLKCLNTFNSQVYNWRQSLPEFLQWSKALIENDDVSTDPTISYFWYCYYIVRLTFNKPFIEDSQESETVVIEIIDDLKTLLDNFGKKFGNYTKGNLYQLYSCLLAINCLKKLKETRSSELDSWNTQLDFFNHIFYTQLYPAYELPKRLQEDTELETEQENQMLNQVGNINYTHDFSLSHEIDDLIRELFGVGTPQKL from the coding sequence ATGACGGTGCCATTGTGgcaaaataaaattgagaaaaatCACATGGTTAAAAGAGCTTTATCAGCTGATATAACCAATAACATTTTGAGTAGTTCAAATACAAGCTCAAACGAAGAAAATTCTGGGAGCTCTTCAGCAATCAATATACGGTCCGGAACAGCGGTCAATACGCCTGTTGATGGCAATAGTAATAGAAAGAGGCTTGCATGCACGAATTGTAGAAacagaaggaaaaaatgtGATTTAGGTTTTCCTTGCGGAAACTGTTCAAGGTTGGAACTAGTTTGTAATGTTAATGATGAGGacttaagaaaaaaacgtTACACTAATAAATATGTAAAGTCTTTGGAAAGTCATATTGCTCAGCTAGAGACCAACTTAAAAAACCTCGTTCAGAAAATCTACCCTGACGATGAACAAATGTTAAATCGAATGATGGTAGGTGACGTGATGTCAGCTCTTCCAGACAGTTCCCAAGTTTTAATCGGCTATAGTGACCACACTCCCTCACTTCCAATTCCTGCAACTAGAGGTACattcattgttgataatgaTAAGGCTAGTCAATCCATGTCGTCATTCAAACAACAAACAGACACTCCAAGCTTGAATTCgacttttttcaataccCAAAAGCAAAATTTCACAGAGTCTCTTGATGATCAGTTACTCGTACGAAGATCAATAACACCACAgggtgaaaaaaaaaagaaaccgTTAGTAAAGGGAAGTCTTTACCCTGAAGGACCGGTAAGCTATAAACTTAAACAACCAGCTAAATCAGAGATTCTGTTGCCTGCTACTTCATTGGTAGCATCTGCAGAATCTACTTCCTTTACGGATGGTATTGCAGCAAATAATCCCATCTTGGCTAATGGTGAATTGAAGAAGCGTATATCGGATTTGAAGACCACCGTTATTGTAAGAGGACTGAATGACGATAATCCTAACTCTATCAATAATGATCCAAGGATTTTGAAATCACTTTCCAATTTTTACAAGTGGTTGTACCCTGgttatttcattttcgttcACAGAGAAAGTTTTCTTTATGGCTTTTTCAATCACTCTAAGAATAACTATGAAGACTCAAATTACTGTTCCGTCGAGTTGATTTATGCCATGTGTGCTGTGGGTTCGAGGCTTACTCCTGATCTACAAGAATACTCAGAACTATATTATCAACGGAGTAAGAAGACTTTACTGCAGCTCGTCTTTGATGAACAAAGTACAGCCCGTATCACCACTGTCCAAGCCTTATTTTGTTTAGCCTTCTATGAGTTGGGGAAGGGAAATAACCAGTTAGGATGGTATTTCTCCGGTCTAGCTATCAGGGTCGGCTATGATATGGGGTTTCAATTAGATCCCAAAGTCTGGTATGTTGATGACAACAATTTGCAGTTGACTCAAAGCGAATTAGAAATAAGATCAAGAATTTACTGGGGTTGCTATATAGCAGATCATTTTATCTGCTTAATGTTGGGTAGAACCTCCACTCTAAGCGTTAGTAACTCTACCATGCCAGAATCAGATGAACTGCCGGAAGTCAATGGTACGGAAGAGTTCAGGTTTATTGGAACACATGTTTTACAGATATCCTTGCctttaaaaaatttaataatCTTATCAAGACTTGTGCAAATCTTTACCtctaaaatttttatcGAATCAGAGGACATAGCCCAAAAACTGAAGTGTTTGAACACTTTCAATTCTCAAGTTTATAATTGGAGACAATCTTTACCGGAGTTCTTACAATGGTCCAAGGCTCTTATCGAGAACGATGATGTATCCACAGACCCCACTATATCCTATTTTTGGTATTGCTACTATATAGTGCGGCTTACCTTCAACAAACCGTTTATAGAAGACTCTCAAGAATCTGAAACAGTGGTTATAGAGATcattgatgatttgaagaCTTTGCTGGATAACTTCGGGAAGAAATTTGGAAACTATACGAAGGGCAACCTTTACCAACTTTATTCATGTCTATTGGCCATCAACTGTTTGAAAAAGCTGAAAGAAACACGTTCCAGTGAGCTAGACTCGTGGAACACACAGTTGGACTTTTTCAATCATATCTTTTACACACAGTTATATCCGGCATATGAGCTGCCGAAAAGACTACAGGAAGATACGGAACTGGAAacagaacaagaaaaccaGATGTTGAATCAAGTTGGAAACATTAACTACACACACGATTTCTCACTTTCTCACGAGATTGACGATCTTATCAGAGAGTTGTTTGGAGTGGGAACACCGCAAAAGCTCTGA
- the SMKI15G4680 gene encoding uncharacterized protein (similar to Saccharomyces cerevisiae FUN19 (YAL034C) and YOR338W; ancestral locus Anc_7.55): MLDNIQFHSPAPEHSQLNGCISGNPASHRLGYKLHQQVQRFTMVRDNIEESLNLIEPSHESISDSSDVHIIDASADDYLIPSPPLSPKLKQSSIVNQPQLIGINKRDHGELIMLTPVWQAGLNSQRYNCNTRNFLSQYSFFQNMKTMKRMPVKENRRLKMAKPVISSEVLPKRRRYDRKIKKKSRELYDNDESGFENYDEESSSTQEIPVRSVTPIRQIKRPLHSISSPLASQGVVNNVPKYIPSMSWEKLPDYSPPSRTLPNGNNKVLKVEWKGSPMDLSHDPLKEHLHPAELILAQILRLPCDLYLDSKRRFFLEKVHRSKRGLPFRRTDAQKACRIDVNKASRLFAAFEKVGWLQDKHFEKYL; encoded by the coding sequence ATGCTCGATAACATACAATTTCATTCTCCAGCACCGGAACATTCGCAATTAAATGGGTGTATTAGCGGAAATCCCGCTTCTCACAGATTAGGTTACAAACTCCACCAGCAAGTACAGAGGTTTACGATGGTCAGGGATAATATTGAGGAGAGTTTGAACTTGATAGAACCCTCGCATGAATCTATATCCGATAGTAGCGATGTACATATTATCGACGCAAGTGCCGATGACTACCTAATACCTTCACCACCATTGTCGCCTAAACTGAAACAATCGTCTATTGTAAATCAACCTCAATTGATCGGAATAAATAAACGCGACCATGGTGAGCTAATCATGTTGACCCCTGTTTGGCAAGCAGGTCTAAACTCTCAGAGATATAACTGCAATACGAGGAATTTCTTATCGCAATATAGCTTCTTCCAAAATATGAAGACGATGAAAAGAATGCCTGTCAAGGAAAATAGAAGACTGAAAATGGCAAAACCTGTCATCAGCTCAGAAGTACTACccaagagaagaagatacGATAGgaaaattaagaaaaaatcaaggGAGCTGTACGATAACGATGAAAGCggatttgaaaattatgatgaagaaagtagCTCCACTCAAGAAATTCCTGTTAGATCAGTGACTCCAATACGTCAAATTAAAAGGCCTCTTCATAGTATTTCTTCACCACTAGCCTCACAGGGCGTGGTGAATAATGTTCCAAAGTATATCCCAAGTATGTCGTGGGAAAAGTTGCCAGATTATTCACCCCCTTCACGCACTTTACCCAATGGTAACAATAAAGTTTTAAAAGTGGAATGGAAAGGTTCTCCGATGGACCTGAGTCATGATCCTCTTAAGGAGCATCTGCACCCTGCAGAATTGATTCTTGCACAAATCCTGAGACTCCCATGTGACCTTTATTTGGattcaaaaagaaggttttttttagaaaaagTACATAGATCCAAAAGGGGGTTGCCATTCAGGAGGACAGATGCTCAAAAGGCTTGTAGAATAGACGTTAATAAAGCATCACGGTTATTTGCTGCATTTGAAAAGGTGGGTTGGTTACAGGACaaacattttgaaaaataccTATGA
- the UBC11 gene encoding putative E2 ubiquitin-protein ligase UBC11 (similar to Saccharomyces cerevisiae UBC11 (YOR339C); ancestral locus Anc_7.54) codes for MSRQEGGCVTKRLQNELLQLLSSATQSISAFPVDDNDLTYWVGYITGPQGTPYSGLKFKISLNFPENYPFHPPKIKFVSPMWHPNVDKSGNICLDILKEKWSAVYNVETILLSLQSLLGEPNNKSPLNAVAAELWDTNMVEYRKKLLACYEEIGDY; via the coding sequence atgtcaaGACAAGAAGGTGGTTGCGTTACAAAACGTCTACAGAATGAATTACTACAGTTACTTAGTTCTGCAACGCAGAGCATTAGTGCGTTCCCTGTAGACGATAACGATTTAACGTATTGGGTGGGATATATTACGGGACCTCAAGGAACGCCATATAGTGGCCTCAAATTCAAgatttcattgaattttCCTGAAAACTATCCCTTCCATCCACCGAAGATTAAATTTGTGAGTCCAATGTGGCATCCAAATGTTGATAAAAGTGGAAACATATGtcttgatattttgaaagagaaatggtCTGCAGTATATAATGTAGAAACAATACTATTATCACTACAATCCTTACTGGGTGAGCCAAATAACAAGTCCCCACTAAATGCTGTGGCAGCAGAGCTTTGGGATACAAATATGGTAGAAtacagaaagaaattgcTCGCCTGCTATGAAGAAATTGGCGACTactga
- the RPA43 gene encoding DNA-directed RNA polymerase I subunit RPA43 (similar to Saccharomyces cerevisiae RPA43 (YOR340C); ancestral locus Anc_7.52) gives MSQVKRANENCEASRFIKKHKKQVTNPIDDKNGTSNCIVRVPIALYVSLAPMYLENPLQGIMKQHLNPLVMKYNNKVGGVVLGYEGLKILNADPLSKEDTSEKLIKVTPDTPFSFTWCHVNLYVWQPQVGDVLEGYIFIQSASHIGLLIHDAFNASIKKNNIPMDWTFVHNDVEEDADVVNVDENNGNNNSEDNKDNNGRNNSLGKFSFGNRSLGHWVDSNGEPIDGKLRFTVRNVYTTGRVVSVDGTLISDADEEGNSHNGTRSQAESLPIVSNKKIVFDDEVSTENKESHKELDLPEVKEDNGSEIVYEENTSESDEDESSDSD, from the coding sequence ATGTCACAGGTAAAAAGAGCCAATGAGAATTGCGAGGCCTCAAGGTTCATCAAGAAACACAAAAAACAGGTTACAAACCccattgatgataaaaatggGACTTCTAATTGTATAGTGCGTGTTCCCATCGCTCTCTACGTTTCTCTGGCACCAATGTATCTAGAAAACCCTTTGCAAGGTATCATGAAGCAGCATTTAAACCCATTAGTAATGAAATATAACAACAAAGTTGGAGGTGTTGTGCTAGGTTACGAAGGCTTAAAGATTCTTAATGCCGATCCTTTGAGCAAAGAAGATACATCAGAAAAACTGATAAAAGTTACACCAGACACCCCGTTCAGTTTCACTTGGTGTCATGTAAATCTATATGTTTGGCAACCACAAGTTGGGGACGTCCTGGAAGGTtacattttcattcaatcAGCTTCACATATTGGTCTTTTGATTCATGATGCATTTAATGCTAGtatcaagaaaaacaatattCCTATGGATTGGACCTTTGTCCACAACGATGTGGAAGAAGATGCAGACGTGGTAAACGtagatgaaaataatggtAACAATAATAGCGAAGATAACAAGGATAACAATGGTAGAAACAACAGTCTGGgcaaattttcttttggcaaCAGGTCTTTAGGTCACTGGGTAGATTCTAATGGTGAACCTATCGACGGAAAATTAAGGTTCACAGTGAGAAATGTCTACACTACGGGAAGAGTTGTATCTGTGGATGGTACTTTAATAAGCGatgctgatgaagaaggtaATAGTCATAACGGCACCCGTTCCCAAGCTGAGAGTCTCCCTATAGTgtcaaacaaaaagattgtatttgatgatgaagtttCTACCGAAAACAAGGAGAGCCATAAGGAGCTAGATTTACCAGAAGTGAAAGAAGACAACGGTTCTGAAATTGTATATGAGGAAAATACCAGCGAAagcgatgaagatgaatcaAGTGATAGTGATTAG
- the RPA190 gene encoding DNA-directed RNA polymerase I core subunit RPA190 (similar to Saccharomyces cerevisiae RPA190 (YOR341W); ancestral locus Anc_7.51) gives MDISKPVGSEITSVDFGILTAKEIRNLSAKQITNPTVLDNLGHPVSGGLYDLALGAFLRNLCSTCGLDEKFCPGHQGHIELPVPCYNPLFFNQLYIYLRASCLFCHHFRLKSVEVHRYACKLRLLQYGLIDESYKLDEITLGSLNSSMYTGDEAIEDNEDEMDGEEGKQSRDISSTLLNELKSKRSEYVDLAIAKALSDGRTTEKGSFTATVNDERKKLVHEFHKKLLSRGKCDNCGMFSPKFRKDGFTKIFETALNEKQITNNRVKGFIRQDMIKKQKQAKKLDGSNEESANEEESFDVGRNPAARPRTGSTYILSTEVKNILETVFRKEQCVLQYVFHSRPNLSRKLVKADSFFMDVIVVPPTRFRLPSKLGEEVHENSQNQLLSKVLTTSLLIRDLNDDLSKLQKDKVSLEDRRVIFSRLMNAFVTIQNDVNAFIDSTKAQGRTSGKVPVPGVKQALEKKEGLFRKHMMGKRVNYAARSVISPDPNIETNEIGVPPVFAVKLTYPEPVTAYNIAELRQAVINGPDKWPGATQIQNEDGSLVSLIGMSLEQRKALANQLLTPSSNVSTHTLNKKVYRHIKNRDVVLMNRQPTLHKASMMGHKVRVLPNEKTLRLHYANTGAYNADFDGDEMNMHFPQNENARAEALNLANTDSQYLTPTSGSPVRGLIQDHISAGVWLTSKDSFFTREQYQQYIYGCIRPEDGHTTRSKIVTLPPTIFKPYPLWTGKQIITTVLLNVTPPDMPGINLLSKNKIKNEYWGKGSLENEVLFKDGALLCGILDKSQYGASKYGIVHSLHEVYGPEVAAKVLSVLGRLFTNYITATAFTCGMDDLRLTAEGNKWRTDILKTSVDTGRQAAAEVTNLDKDTPADDPELLKRLQEILRDNNKSGILDAVTSSKVNSITSQVVSKCVPDGTMKKFPYNSMQAMALSGAKGSNVNVSQIMCLLGQQALEGRRVPVMVSGKTLPSFKPYETDAMAGGYVKGRFYSGIKPQEYYFHCMAGREGLIDTAVKTSRSGYLQRCLTKQLEGVHVSYDNSIRDADGTLVQFMYGGDAIDITKESHMTQFEFCLDNYYALLKKYNPSALIEHLDVESALKYSKKTLKYRKKHIKEPHYKQSIKYDPVLAKYNPAKYLGSVSENFQDKLESFLDKGSKLFKSADGVNEKKFRALMQLKYMRSLINPGEAVGIIASQSVGEPSTQMTLNTFHFAGHGAANVTLGIPRLREIVMTASAAIKTPQMTLPIWDDVSDEQADTFCKSISKVLLSEVIDKVIVTETTGTSNTTGGNAARSYVIHMRFFDNDEYNEEYDVSKEELQNVISTQFIHLLEAAIVKEIKKQKKTTGPEVGVAVPKMQTDVASSSLNTKRLEEDNDEEQSHKKTKQAVSYDEPDEDEIETMREAEKSSDEEGVDSDKESDSDSDSDEDIDMNQQINKSIMEANKNMSKMQRDRQSAIISHHRFITKYNFDDESGKWCEFKLELAAETEKLLMVNIVEEICRKSIIRQIPHIDRCVHPEPENGKRVLVTEGVNFQAMWDQEAFIDVDGITSNDVAAVLKTYGVEAARNTIVNEINNVFSRYAISVSFRHLDLIADMMTRQGTYLAFNRQGMETSTSSFMKMSYETTCQFLTKAVLDNEREQLDSPSARIVVGKLNNVGTGSFDVLAKVPNAA, from the coding sequence atggatatTTCTAAACCAGTTGGTTCTGAAATCACATCCGTTGATTTCGGGATCCTAACTGCTAAAGAGATTAGAAACCTATCCGCAAAGCAAATTACCAATCCAACAGTTTTAGATAACTTGGGCCATCCAGTATCTGGCGGTCTATATGACTTAGCCTTAGGGGCCTTCTTAAGGAATTTGTGTTCCACTTGCGGTttggatgaaaaattttgtcCTGGTCATCAAGGTCACATTGAACTACCTGTCCCTTGTTATAATCCATTGTTCTTTAACCagttatatatttatttgaGAGCATCATGTTTGTTCTGTCATCATTTCCGTTTGAAGTCAGTGGAAGTTCACCGTTACGCATGTAAATTGAGACTGTTACAGTACGGTTTGATAGACGAATCTTACAAACTAGATGAAATAACACTGGGCTCTCTTAACAGCAGTATGTACACTGGCGATGAAGCtattgaagataatgaagatgaaatggATGGTGAAGAGGGTAAACAATCGAGAGACATCTCTTCCACTCTACTAAATGAACTGAAAAGTAAGCGCTCAGAATATGTCGACTTGGCTATTGCTAAAGCTTTGTCGGATGGCAGAACTACAGAAAAAGGCTCTTTTACCGCTACTGTCAAtgatgaaagaaagaagttgGTTCATGAATTTCATAAGAAACTATTATCTAGAGGTAAGTGTGATAACTGTGGTATGTTTTCGCCAAAATTCAGAAAGGATGGTTTTacaaaaatctttgaaactgcattgaatgaaaaacaaattaCAAACAACAGAGTAAAAGGTTTCATTCGTCAAGATATGATTAAGAAGCAAAAGCAGGCCAAGAAATTGGATGGCTCTAATGAAGAGTCTgcaaatgaagaagaaagttttgatGTTGGTAGAAACCCTGCCGCTAGACCAAGAACAGGATCAACATATATCTTATCTACTGAggtgaaaaatattctggAGACTgttttcagaaaagaacaatgtGTTCTACAGTATGTATTTCACTCGAGGCCTAACCTATCAAGAAAATTGGTCAAAGCAGactctttttttatggATGTTATTGTTGTTCCGCCAACTAGATTCCGCTTGCCTTCCAAGCTTGGTGAAGAAGTTCATGAAAACTCTCAAAATCAATTGTTATCAAAGGTTCTTACTACCTCATTATTGATTAGGGACTTAAACGATGATTTATCGAAATTGCAAAAGGACAAAGTCTCCTTGGAAGACAGAAGAGTGATTTTCAGTAGATTAATGAATGCTTTTGTCACTATTCAAAACGATGTAAatgcttttattgattCTACCAAAGCCCAAGGAAGAACTAGTGGTAAAGTTCCAGTTCCTGGTGTAAAACAAGCCctggaaaagaaggagGGTTTATTTAGAAAGCACATGATGGGTAAGCGTGTTAACTATGCTGCTCGTTCTGTTATTTCTCCCGACCCAAATATCGAAACTAACGAAATTGGTGTCCCACCTGTTTTTGCTGTTAAGTTGACCTACCCAGAACCAGTAACCGCTTATAACATTGCAGAGTTACGTCAAGCTGTCATCAACGGTCCTGATAAATGGCCTGGTGCTACTCAAATTCAGAATGAAGATGGTTCTCTTGTTTCCTTGATTGGTATGTCTCTAGAGCAGCGTAAGGCGTTAGCTAATCAACTTTTGACACCATCTTCAAATGTTTCCACCCACACTTTAAACAAAAAGGTCTATCGTCATATTAAGAATAGAGATGTAGTCCTTATGAATCGTCAACCAACCTTGCATAAAGCTTCCATGATGGGTCACAAAGTTAGGGTGTTACCTAATGAAAAGACCTTGAGATTACATTATGCTAATACAGGTGCCTATAACGCCGATTTTGACGGTGATGAAATGAATATGCATTTTCCACAGAATGAAAATGCTAGAGCAGAGGCACTGAACTTAGCAAACACTGATTCTCAGTATTTGACACCAACGTCTGGTTCCCCAGTAAGAGGTTTAATTCAAGATCATATTTCTGCTGGTGTTTGGTTGACAAGTAAAGACAGCTTCTTTACCAGAGAACAATATCAGCAATATATCTATGGCTGTATTCGTCCTGAAGATGGACATACCACAAGATCTAAGATAGTTACTTTACCTCCAACCATATTCAAACCATATCCACTATGGACTGGTAAACAAATCATCACAACAGTATTGCTGAATGTCACCCCTCCAGATATGCCTGGTATTAATTTATTATCTAAAAATAAGATTAAGAACGAATATTGGGGTAAAGGCTCTTTGGAAAACGAAGTTCTCTTTAAGGATGGTGCATTGCTATGTGGTATTCTAGATAAGTCACAGTATGGTGCTTCTAAGTACGGTATTGTTCATTCACTGCATGAGGTTTATGGCCCAGAAGTCGCTGCCAAAGTACTATCTGTGTTGGGTAGATTATTTACCAATTATATTACCGCTACAGCATTTACGTGTGGTATGGATGACTTGCGTTTAACAGCGGAAGGTAACAAGTGGAGAACTGACATCTTGAAGACGTCCGTTGATACTGGTCGTCAAGCCGCTGCGGAGGTTACTAACTTAGATAAAGATACCCCAGCAGATGACCCAGAGTTGTTAAAGAGGCTACAGGAAATACTGCgtgataataataagtCAGGCATTCTTGATGCAGTTACATCATCTAAGGTTAATTCCATCACCTCTCAGGTCGTTTCCAAATGTGTACCAGACGGTACTATGAAAAAGTTTCCATATAATTCCATGCAAGCGATGGCCCTTTCTGGTGCCAAAGGTTCTAACGTTAATGTTTCTCAAATTATGTGTCTGTTGGGTCAACAAGCTTTAGAAGGTAGAAGAGTACCAGTAATGGTCAGTGGTAAAACCTTGCCTTCTTTTAAACCTTACGAGACAGATGCTATGGCTGGTGGTTATGTTAAAGGTCGTTTCTATTCTGGTATCAAGCCACAAGAATATTATTTCCATTGTATGGCTGGTCGTGAAGGTTTAATCGATACTGCCGTTAAGACGTCTAGATCCGGTTATTTGCAACGTTGCCTGACAAAACAGTTAGAAGGTGTCCATGTATCTTACGATAACAGTATAAGAGATGCGGATGGTACCTTGGTGCAATTTATGTATGGTGGTGACGCCATCGACATTACTAAGGAGTCGCATATGACTCAATTCGAGTTCTGCTTGGACAACTACTACGCATTATTAAAGAAGTACAACCCGTCAGCACTTATCGAACATTTGGATGTTGAATCAGCCCTGAAATACTCCAAAAAGACTTTGAAGTACAGAAAGAAACATATTAAAGAGCCTCATTACAAACAATCTATAAAATATGACCCTGTTTTAGCAAAATATAATCCTGCTAAATATTTGGGGTCTGTTTCTGAAAACTTCCAAGATAAATTGGAATCTTTCTTGGACAAGGGTTccaaattgttcaaatcgGCAGATGGTGTCAACGAAAAGAAGTTCAGGGCATTGATGCAACTAAAATATATGCGTTCTTTGATTAATCCAGGTGAAGCTGTTGGTATTATCGCATCGCAATCTGTTGGTGAACCTTCAACACAAATGACGCTAAATACCTTCCACTTTGCTGGTCACGGTGCTGCTAATGTGACTCTTGGTATTCCTCGTTTAAGAGAAATTGTTATGACTGCTTCTGCTGCTATTAAGACTCCACAAATGACATTGCCTATTTGGGATGATGTCTCTGACGAGCAAGCAGATACTTTCTGTAagtcaatttcaaaagttctATTATCGGAAGTGATAGATAAGGTGATAGTCACTGAAACTACCGGTACTTCAAATACTACTGGTGGAAATGCGGCTCGTTCGTATGTTATTCATATGAGATTCTTTGACAACGACGAATACAATGAAGAATACGATGTTTCTAAAGAAGAGTTACAAAATGTAATATCTACACAATTCATACATTTGTTAGAAGCTGCTATTGTGAAGGAAattaagaaacaaaagaagacgACAGGACCAGAAGTTGGTGTTGCAGTACCAAAAATGCAAACTGATGTTGCAAGCAGTTCTTTGAACACGAAAAGACTAGAAGAAgacaatgatgaagaacaaAGTCATAAGAAAACTAAGCAAGCAGTTTCATATGATGAACCGGATGaggatgaaattgaaactATGAGAGAAGCTGAAAAATcttctgatgaagaaggtgtTGATTCCGATAAAGAAAGTGATTCTGATTCTGACTCTGATGAAGACATTGACATGAATCAACAAATTAATAAGAGTATTATGGAAGCTAACAAGAATATGAGTAAGATGCAACGTGATCGTCAATCGGCCATAATTTCTCATCATAGGTTTATTACAAAATACAACTTCGATGATGAATCGGGTAAATGGTGTGAATTTAAGTTAGAATTGGCTgcagaaacagaaaagttACTGATGGTTAATATTGTCGAAGAAATTTGTAGGAAATCTATCATTAGACAAATTCCCCACATTGATCGTTGTGTTCATCCAGAACCTGAGAATGGAAAACGTGTACTTGTTACAGAAGGTGTTAATTTCCAAGCTATGTGGGATCAAGAAGCATTTATTGACGTTGATGGTATTACATCCAATGatgttgctgctgttttgaaaacatATGGTGTAGAAGCTGCCAGAAATACCATTGTGAATGAAATTAATAACGTTTTCTCCCGTTACGCTATATCTGTTTCTTTCCGTCATCTAGATCTTATTGCTGATATGATGACTAGACAAGGTACCTACCTGGCCTTCAATAGACAAGGTATGGAAACATCTACTTCATCGTTTATGAAGATGTCCTATGAAACTACTTGTCAATTCTTGACCAAGGCCGTTCTGGATAATGAACGTGAACAACTAGATAGTCCTTCTGCTAGGATTGTGGTAGGAAAATTGAATAATGTTGGTACAGGTTCATTCGATGTGTTGGCAAAGGTTCCAAATGCTGCTTAG